The Stieleria maiorica genome includes the window AACACGGCGACGACCAGAGAGGCGATCAGTGGCGACAAAGGCCCGACCGGAGCTTGGCGAACCACACTCAGAATCGTCGATTGCCCCAGCCCGCGCGGCGCGCGTGGCGACTCGTCGAGTGTTTTCCACTGTGAACGCGTTGGCGGATTGCGGCTGGTATCGTCTCGGGGCATGGTCCCAGTATACGAAGACGCCGAGACCGCGCGAGCCGCCGGCTGGTGGTGGAAGCCGCGAACGGCGTTCGGCGGTCGCTCCCGGCGACACCCTTTCTCGGCGACACCGCCGAGAGCGAAACTCTTGGCGAGTTCCGCTACAATGGGGACGCAATACCAACAGGATCCTCAAGCCCTACTTCCCCGATTCCCCAACCGCATCCATGAACCATCGGCTTGACTTGGCCAGTCACTCTCGTCCCGGCAAATCAATCACAACAGCGATCATCGCCTTCCTGGCGGCTGTCGTGATTCCGCAAGGCTTCGGTTTGCAACCCGTCACCGCCCAGGATGCCGGCGCGCGACAAGACGCCCCCCGACGTCCCAACGTCGTTTTGATCCTGATGGATGACATGGGGGCGATCGACCTGTCCGGTGAAGGCAGCACGTACTATCGATCGCCGCGGATCGACAGCATCGCAAAGCAAGGGATGCGCTTTACAAACGGCTACGCGACGTGTTGTGTGTGCAGCCCTTCGCGGGCGAGCATCCAACTGGGGACCTTTCCCGCCCGCAACGGGATCACCGATTGGATCGGGGCGAAAACAGGATTCGATTGGAAACGTCCCGACCGCTTGCTTCCGGCCGAGTATGTGCACGCGTTGCCGCACGACCAGGTGACCATCGCCGAAGCACTGCGTGAAGGAGGTTATGCCACGTTCTTTGCCGGCAAGTGGCACCTGGGCGACAAGGGTTCCTGGCCGACCGACCATGGCTATCAGGTCAACAAGGGGGGGCATGACAAGGGAAGCCCACCGGGCGGCTACTTCGCTCCGTACACGAATCCGGTGCTCGAGAGTGGCCCCGACGGTGAATCGTTGCCAATCCGTTTGGCGCAGGAAACGGTCCGCTACATCAACGATCACAAAAGCGATCCATTCTTTGCGATGTTGTCGTTTTACAGCGTGCATGGCCCCGTCCAGACCAGCAAAACGCTGTGGCAGAAATACCGCGAACTCGCTCCGCCACTGCCCCCGGGGCAGCAACGTTTCCGCGTCGACCGAACCTTGCCCGTGCGGCAGGTCCAAGATCACCCGGTCTATGCCGGGATGGTGGAAACGGTCGACGACGCCGTGGGAATGGTGCTCGATGCCATCGACGCCAACGGACTGACCGACAACACGATCGTCGTCTTCACCAGTGACAACGGCGGCGTTTCTTCGGGCGATGCGTTTTGCACGTCCAATTTGCCCTTGCGCGGCGGCAAGGGACGGCAGTGGGAAGGCGGGATTCGAGAACCGTTCTACATCCGTTACCCGGCGCTGGTGCCGGCGGGAACATCCGACCAGACACCGGTCACCGGCGCGGACCTGTACCCGACGCTGCTGGAGCTGTGCGGGTTGCCGCTGCGACCGAACCAGCACCAAGACGGCGTCAGTTTAAAACCGCTGTTGACCGGTGGAACGATCCCCGACCGACCGTTGTATTGGCACTATCCCCACTACGGCAATCAAGGCGGAGAACCACATGCGATCATCCGCCAGGATGATTGGAAACTGATTCATTACTACGAAGACGGACGCGACGAATTGTATCACTTGGCCAGCGACCCGGGCGAACAAAGCGATGTGTCGCGAACCCAGCCGGCACGCGCCGCGGCGATGTGGCAGCAACTGGACACTTGGTTGACCGAAGTGGAGGCGAAACGCCCGGAACCGGACCCGCGCTACGATCCGGAAACCACCCAGCGCTACTACCTGGAAAAACAGACGCAAATGAAACAGCGGTTGGAGGATTTCCATTCCCGCATTCTGGAGGCCGATTGGCAACCAAATCCGGATTGGTGGGGAAGTCTGCGTGCGAAAGACTGATTTTTGACTATGCTAAATCAGTCTTGACGGCATCAACGCATTGCCGCTAGCTGTCGAAAGACGACATCGCGAAAACGGGTCCTTCGCACTGTTCTATTTCGGGAGATTGAATATGACGTCACATTCCGGTCACGGGGCTGACAGTCCCGACAACGGCGAACGCAACGGGGACGATCACGGGGGCGATGAACTCGACGGATCGACGATCGAACGGTTCTTTCGTGGCATCAGCGAGTTCATCTTTCACACCAAACTCGGTGTGGCCGACGTCCAACTGGTCGATTACGTCAGCGACCTGATGTTGCGATTCGTCCGCGTCGATTCGCTCTATTGGTTACGCCAAAGCGATGGCATGCGAACCAAGCACGTCGTCCAAATGATCTGTGAAGCCGAACGTCGAATCGGTTTGGCCAAACGTGAAGTCTATCGACATGTCGGTGACTTCACCTTGTTCTGGTCGGGCATGTACCCGGAAAGCTTGGCGGCGAAAAAGAACCGTGGCAACTCACCGGATCAGTTGATCGATTACTGCCGCCAAGGCAAACGCGCTTACGCGATCGCCGCGGAAATCGACGGCGGTGCCGACCGCCCGTCGTCGGAATTGATCCAGCGCATGAGCGAACACTTTGAAATGTGCGCCTATGGGTTGCGTGAAGTCCGACGCCACTGGGAAGAAGACGACGATTCCAGCGGTCTGCTGACCTGGTGAAATGAACCGGTCAACGGCGTGTCGGTTTGATCAGCCCTATGACGCGAGCCCAATGCCACCTACCCCATGAGCCGACGGCGCTAGCCGCGGGCCTCGAATTGCTTTTCGACACCTGTGAGGCCCGAGGCTAGCGCCTACGGCTCAGTCTGTGATCGAAAGTGAGGCCCGAGACTAGCGCCTACGGCTCAGTCTGTGATCGAAAGTGAGGCCCGAGACTAGCGCCTACGGCTCAGTCTGTGATCGAAAGTAGGTGCATTGGACGCTAGTCTACGGGCAACCTACTCGGGCAATCGACCGGTTTGGATCTTGGGAAACGAACCGGTCAGCCCTTCTTTCATAAACGCGACCAGATCGGCTTTCTCTTGATCGGTCAGATTCAACACCTTCATCTTGTCGCTCAACCAAGGGTTCTTGTGTCCGCCCTTGTCGTACCAGTCGACGACTTCGGCAAGCGTCTTCTGGCTGCCGTCATGCATGTAGGGTGCTGACAGTGCGATGTTGCGCAGCGTCGGCGTCTTGAAGGCTCCCTTGTCCTTTTCCTGCTTCGTGACTTCGTAGCGTCCCAGATCGGGCTCGCCAGCTTCCATGCCGACGCCAAGGTTATGGTACTGCTCGTCGGTGAAATTGGCTCCGGCGTGGCAGGTCGCACAGTTTGCTTTTCCGGCGAACAACTTCATGCCGCGCTTGGCCGATTCGCTCATCGGATGCGAGGCGATGGCGGCTTTCAATGCGTCGTACTTTTCTTTCAATTCCGGTTCTTCGTCCAAGTACTCCAAGTCGTCGGCGAACAGTTTCTCAAACGTGTCCAGATCGTTTTGGAAATCGTACGGTGCCGGTCCGGTCACCAGGGCTCGTTCGAAGGTCGCGATCGCTTTTCCGACGTTGTCGATCGTGATGCCATCGTCGAACAGCTTTTCGAATTGCAGTTTGTAGATCGGGTTGGCTGCCAAATCGGCGACACAGGTTTCGTGGCTGTTGCCCATTTCGATCGGGTTCGCGATCGGGCCGACCGCTTGGTCTTCCAGCGTGGCGGCGCGTCCATCCCAAAACTGCGCGTTGCTGACGATGCGGTTGTACGCGACCGGTGAATTGCGGCCGCCTTCTTGTCCACGCACGCCCACACCGAATTGGGTCTGGGCGCCGTAACCTTGCGCGGGGTCATGGCACGAAGCGCAAGAGATCGTGTTGTCGTTGGAAAGTCGTGGATCAAAGTAAAGTTGGCGGCCAAGTTCGATCTTCGCTCGCGTCATCGGGTTATCGGCGGGGATGAACAGATTCCCTTTGGCGGCGTCGAGCCCCTTGGGCAGGGTGATCGACAATTCGACGTGTTGCTCCGGTCGGCTCAGCCAGCTCTTGACCTCTTCGAGAGTGAGCTCGCCGTTGCCAGGAATTCCGGTCAGCAACGAATCGTCTTGGCCGAGAGTCACCGTCGCTGATGGAGCTGCCGAATCAGTATTTTCCGATGGTTCGGCAGAAGCGATCGACAGCAGGCCGGTTGCGGCCAGACAAATGGGGGCCAGTGGAAGGAGCGTTCGCAGTGAAGGTCGAATCAAATGACGCATGATGATGGTGGGCAAAAGGGAGGGCGTTAACGATTGGAACGGACGATCGGTTGATTTAGCGTTCAACTTTATTCAAGCGGCAAAATGGGTTGTGGGTCATCGACCAGGAATTTGGCAATTTTTCGTCCCGTGACGCTCAACGGCAGTGTGCGGATCTGGTCAAGTGAGACCCATTGCCACGGCTCCGGCGGCTTTCGCCTGGTCGCGGCGGCGGCGGCCGAAAACGACGCCTGGTGGACGTGCAGCGAAATGCGATACTTTGTCACCGCATGACGAAGCGTTTGCAGACGAACTCCGGGGGCAATTTTCGCGCCCAATTGATCGGAAAGCCAACCGGCCGCCGCGTCGACCGATTCGGTCGTCGCGTCGGTGCAACGCGGAAAATCCCACAGGCCGGCCCAGCGTCCTCCGTCAGGCAACGGCCGGGCCAAGTACTGCGTCGTGCCACGTGACTGGCGGGCGA containing:
- a CDS encoding sulfatase, which codes for MNHRLDLASHSRPGKSITTAIIAFLAAVVIPQGFGLQPVTAQDAGARQDAPRRPNVVLILMDDMGAIDLSGEGSTYYRSPRIDSIAKQGMRFTNGYATCCVCSPSRASIQLGTFPARNGITDWIGAKTGFDWKRPDRLLPAEYVHALPHDQVTIAEALREGGYATFFAGKWHLGDKGSWPTDHGYQVNKGGHDKGSPPGGYFAPYTNPVLESGPDGESLPIRLAQETVRYINDHKSDPFFAMLSFYSVHGPVQTSKTLWQKYRELAPPLPPGQQRFRVDRTLPVRQVQDHPVYAGMVETVDDAVGMVLDAIDANGLTDNTIVVFTSDNGGVSSGDAFCTSNLPLRGGKGRQWEGGIREPFYIRYPALVPAGTSDQTPVTGADLYPTLLELCGLPLRPNQHQDGVSLKPLLTGGTIPDRPLYWHYPHYGNQGGEPHAIIRQDDWKLIHYYEDGRDELYHLASDPGEQSDVSRTQPARAAAMWQQLDTWLTEVEAKRPEPDPRYDPETTQRYYLEKQTQMKQRLEDFHSRILEADWQPNPDWWGSLRAKD
- a CDS encoding cytochrome-c peroxidase codes for the protein MRHLIRPSLRTLLPLAPICLAATGLLSIASAEPSENTDSAAPSATVTLGQDDSLLTGIPGNGELTLEEVKSWLSRPEQHVELSITLPKGLDAAKGNLFIPADNPMTRAKIELGRQLYFDPRLSNDNTISCASCHDPAQGYGAQTQFGVGVRGQEGGRNSPVAYNRIVSNAQFWDGRAATLEDQAVGPIANPIEMGNSHETCVADLAANPIYKLQFEKLFDDGITIDNVGKAIATFERALVTGPAPYDFQNDLDTFEKLFADDLEYLDEEPELKEKYDALKAAIASHPMSESAKRGMKLFAGKANCATCHAGANFTDEQYHNLGVGMEAGEPDLGRYEVTKQEKDKGAFKTPTLRNIALSAPYMHDGSQKTLAEVVDWYDKGGHKNPWLSDKMKVLNLTDQEKADLVAFMKEGLTGSFPKIQTGRLPE